One Papaver somniferum cultivar HN1 chromosome 10, ASM357369v1, whole genome shotgun sequence genomic window carries:
- the LOC113319518 gene encoding uncharacterized protein LOC113319518, which produces MMEMFDNLPKDIILDILTRLPTETVLDSKLVCKPWRDVVHLPPFSQIHLDRLKYAANDSDYEGKYRWYGFGCVVSTNEYKVVRMYESGGDSNVGIIQVYTLGSGIGWRNAGTLDINMKYVRRGNGAFAGEALH; this is translated from the exons ATGATGGAAATGTTTGACAATCTCCCGAAAGATATCATACTCGACATATTGACTAGGTTGCCCACTGAAACTGTCCTAGACTCCAAATTGGTTTGTAAACCATGGAGGGACGTTGTTCATCTTCCACCATTCTCTCAAATACACCTGGATCGTCTTAAATATGCTGCTAACGATTCTG ATTATGAAGGAAAGTATAGGTGGTATGGATTTGGTTGCGTTGTTtcgaccaatgagtacaaggtcgTTCGGATGTATGAGTCTGGGGGAGACTCGAATGTTGGCATTATTCAGGTATACACCCTTGGAAGTGGCATTGGATGGAGAAATGCGGGAACGTTGGACATCAATATGAAATATGTTAGAAGAGGTAATGGTGCGTTCGCAGGTGAAGCTCTTCACTGA
- the LOC113315037 gene encoding formin-like protein 8: MAAAGLELSCLFISLLFLLLVHFSSCQSNSPQNLETFFPTIPIPPPFVPPTRPSPDPVPVFPVQPEHRSSHSTGKTVGKVVGITAASTIVVAGLFFFFLQRYVSANRKKKNEDQKTDTTTTTNGMVFHRDPLQRDNVRMTKEEMKRFDGTLKGIVVDEDGLDVLYWRNLEGGTLRSSFKKEILSKINDINEDDVRKERRRESRNRRTHSEPVQQTPFLRGSSNSSDQTSPIAIYDDPRNEITPFNNRGDRRTGTVLQTMSVPKQEQPAIQAQTSAAPSPPPPPSSLPPSPPTLPKIATKEVSAPPPPPPKFSKPPPPPPKGKSAKPTSAEFSSESAAEGSGKAKLKPLHWDKVTANPDHSMVWDKISGGSFRFDDDLMEALFGNVATKKSPKGNATKSSMAVGGANPNSPTQIFLLDPRKSQNIAIVLRSLAISRTEILDALQEGRGLDSDTLEKLAKFAPTDEEETALFEFDGNITKLADAESFLYHIFKAVRFPFARLDAMLFRLNYEPEILQLKNSLKILEAGCNELRTRGLFLKLLEAILKAGNRMNAGTARGNAKAFNLTALRKLSDVKSSDGKTTLLHFVVEEVVRFEGKRCVLNKNNNFTRSNSRGGTSSGAFSGGLNSDPSLSKEDREKEYMTLGLPIVGGLSTEFANVKKAATIDYEGFGNICTTLTKRVTETRKFTAKIEAERSGFVKEMKTFLDSSDEELKAMKEEQERIMNLVKRTTQYYQAGTKDKDHPLQLFVIVHDFLRMVDQVCLDIARNVQKKKPAEPAAGSSTSSSSPPKRAPVRFPYLPVNFLSDKSKSSSSGGDSSDDGF, translated from the exons ATGGCTGCTGCCGGCCTGGAGCTGTCATGTCTGTTCATTTCTCTCCTTTTCCTtttacttgttcatttttcatctTGTCAATCAAATTCTCCTCAAAATCTTGAAACATTCTTCCCTACTATCCCCATACCTCCACCTTTTGTTCCTCCGACAAGACCTTCACCGGACCCTGTTCCAGTATTTCCAGTACAGCCGGAACATAGATCGTCACATTCCACCGGTAAAACGGTTGGGAAAGTTGTTGGTATAACAGCAGCTAGTACTATTGTAGTTGCCggactcttcttcttttttcttcaacgATATGTTAGTGCCAatcggaaaaagaaaaatgaagatcAGAAAACCGATACTACAACCACCACCAACGGTATGGTTTTCCACCGGGATCCTCTTCAACGGGATAACGTGAGAATGACTAAGGAAGAAATGAAACGATTTGACGGAACCCTGAAAGGTATAGTCGTCGATGAAGATGGATTGGATGTACTGTATTGGAGAAATCTTGAAGGCGGAACATTGCGAAGTAGTTTCAAGAAGGAGATTTTGTCAAAGATTAACGATATTAACGAAGACGATGTAAGAAAAGAGAGACGAAGAGAGAGCAGAAATCGAAGAACTCACTCTGAACCTGTTCAACAAACCCCGTTTCTCCGTGGAAGTTCGAATTCATCTGATCAGACTAGTCCTATTGCTATTTACGATGACCCAAGAAATGAAATTACTCCGTTTAATAACCGCGGTGATCGTCGAACTGGAACAGTTCTTCAGACGATGTCTGTGCCGAAACAGGAACAACCCGCGATTCAAGCACAAACATCAGCAGCTCCTTCGCCACCACCGCCTCCGTCATCTCTGCCACCATCGCCGCCTACTCTCCCTAAAATTGCCACAAAGGAAGTTTCAGCACCACCCCCACCGCCACCcaaattttcaaaaccaccaccaccaccaccaaaaggaAAATCGGCAAAACCAACTTCTGCAGAGTTCTCTAGTGAGAGTGCAGCTGAAGGGTCAGGTAAGGCTAAATTGAAGCCATTACATTGGGACAAAGTTACAGCTAATCCTGATCATTCAATGGTGTGGGATAAAATCAGTGGCGGTTCTTTCAG GTTCGATGATGATTTGATGGAAGCTTTGTTTGGAAATGTTGCAACCAAGAAATCACCAAAAGGGAATGCAACCAAGTCAAGCATGGCTGTGGGTGGTGCTAATCCGAATTCCCCAACTCAAATTTTCCTGCTTGATCCAAGAAAATCCCAAAACATTGCAATTGTTCTCCGGTCTCTCGCGATATCTCGGACAGAAATCCTGGATGCATTACAAGAAGGCCGTGGTTTGGATTCCGATACCTTAGAAAAACTTGCAAAGTTTGCTccaacagacgaagaagaaactgcacTTTTCGAATTTGATGGGAACATAACAAAACTTGCAGATGCTGAGTCTTTCTTGTACCATATTTTCAAGGCTGTTCGCTTTCCGTTTGCACGTCTTGACGCTATGCTTTTCCGGTTGAATTATGAACCGGAGATTCTCCAACTCAAGAACTCGTTAAAAATACTTGAAGCTGGATGCAATGAGCTGCGAACTCGTGGGCTGTTCTTGAAACTTTTAGAAGCTATATTGAAAGCCGGTAACCGGATGAATGCAGGAACAGCAAGAGGAAATGCAAAAGCATTCAACTTGACAGCATTGAGAAAACTTTCAGATGTCAAAAGTAGTGATGGGAAAACTACTTTACTACATTTTGTCGTCGAAGAAGTAGTTCGATTCGAAGGTAAGCGTTGTGtgcttaacaaaaacaataactTCACTAGAAGCAACAGCCGCGGCGGTACTAGCAGTGGCGCATTCAGTGGTGGTCTGAATTCGGATCCTTCATTATCAAAAGAAGATAGAGAGAAAGAATACATGACGCTCGGACTACCGATTGTCGGAGGTTTAAGTACTGAATTCGCGAATGTTAAGAAAGCAGCAACAATTGATTATGAAGGCTTTGGGAACATATGCACTACTCTGACAAAGCGTGTCACTGAAACTCGAAAATTCACTGCTAAAATTGAAGCCGAGAGAAGTGGGTTTGTGAAAGAGATGAAGACTTTCCTAGATTCGTCAGACGAAGAGCTTAAGGCCATGAAAGAGGAGCAAGAAAGGATAATGAACTTAGTGAAGAGAACTACTCAGTATTATCAAGCTGGAACTAAAGATAAAGATCACCCACTTCAGTTATTTGTTATAGTGCATGATTTCCTAAGAATGGTCGATCAGGTCTGCCTTGATATTGCTAGGAATGTTCAAAAGAAGAAACCTGCTGAGCCGGCTGCAGGTTCATCTACTAGTTCATCTTCACCGCCAAAGAGAGCTCCAGTGAGGTTCCCGTATTTGCCTGTAAATTTTTTGTCAGATAAGTCCAAGTCCTCCTCTTCAGGTGGTGATTCTTCAGATGATGGGTTTTAA
- the LOC113316982 gene encoding uncharacterized protein LOC113316982: protein MWCFGHFLLTHSSGKIDKRWVLLLDDLTRVGEYDWGLASLGNTYEYLDDWSTIGTNLVGMVVVLEYWYYYYFRNMQPLLCQTPGGYYDVFPNICLFKKIRIASRKREHRNGQKDTMKHSVKSSRTQIDTRTRETCIWQPWTESQYAAGDQYEYALEVSKKRFLFVHFEKRTRVSCYLAERFQRQITGDIVVPANPPNLETIDENDIVVEVNDYYTVTEDQYNTRWTKKSVGPYVTESYHAQNVDEIAVGSSVVPRRLFPGHPPPDMMSQTYTYDTHNYPPSRLPEIDFSLPFSNETGVERQVPVPMVPCPYNFLQMNLTMEDCIRWMEKSCSYQLGSRQAAWDESYKSATTSCSSSGRSTSSSVPYIHPPNNPNEAFTSQGLTLGGSYEWATGQGFYTPRVEDGATTSQQGNAQYQQGGNEFTDALLGSEPNIVYDTQFNQEPHNFL, encoded by the exons ATGtggtgttttggtcattttcttcTAACGCATTCTAGTGGAAAAATAGATAAACGTTGGGTTTTGTTATTGGATGACTTGACTAGAGTTGGGGAGTATGATTGGGGTCTAGCTTCGTTAGGTAATACCTATGAATATCTCGACGATTGGTCAACCATAGGTACAAATTTAGTTGGCATGGTTGTGGTACTTGAATATTGGTACTATTACTACTTTCGCAACATGCAACCCTTGCTTTGTCAGACACCTGGAGGATATTATGATGTTTTCCCAAATATTTGTCTCTTCAAGAAGATTAGGATTGCATCAAGGAAGAGAGAACATCGAAACGGCCAAAAGGATACTATGAAACACTCAGTCAAAAGCTCAAGAACACAGATTGACACAAGAACAAGGGAAACATGTATTTGGCAACCATGGACAGAGAGTCAGTATGCTGCGGGAGACCAATATGAGTATGCACTAGAGGTATCCAAAAAGAGATTTCTTTTTGTTCACTTTGAAAAGCGTACAAGAGTTAGTTGTTATTTGGCTGAGAGATTCCAGAGGCAGATTACAGGTGATATTGTAGTCCCGGCAAATCCTCCAAATTTGGAAACAATTGATGAAAATGATATTGTAGTAGAGGTCAATGACTATTATACAGTGACTGAGGATCAATATAACACTCGGTGGACGAAGAAGAGTGTTGGACCTTATGTCACTGAGTCATACCATGCACAGAACGTCGATGAGATAGCAGTGGGTAGCTCAGTTGTTCCTCGCCGTTTGTTTCCTGGTCATCCTCCTCCTGACATGATGTCGCAGACATACACCTATGACACACATAATTATCCCCCATCACGATTGCCGGAGATAGATTTCAGTTTACCATTTTCCAATGAAACCGGCGTAGAACGTCAAGTACCAGTTCCAATGGTTCCTTGTCCGTATAACTTTCTGCAGATGAATTTGACAATG GAAGATTGCATTAGGTGGATGGAAAAATCATGTTCATACCAGCTTGGATCTCGTCAAGCCGCATGGGACGAGTCGTACAAATCGGCTACAACTTCATGTTCCTCATCTGGCAGATCTACATCTTCTTCGGTACCATATATCCATCCTCCAAACAACCCAAATGAAGCTTTTACATCACAAGGCCTCACATTAGGTGGTTCATATGAATGGGCTACGGGTCAAGGATTTTACACTCCTAGGGTCGAAGATGGAGCTACTACATCACAACAAGGAAATGCACAATATCAACAAGGAGGAAATGAATTTACCGATGCGTTGTTGGGAAGCGAGCCTAACATTGTTTATGATACTCAGTTCAACCAAGAACCCCATAATTTCTTATGA
- the LOC113318744 gene encoding histone H4, with translation MSGRGKGGKGLGKGGAKRHRKVLRDNIQGITKPAIRRLARRGGVKRISGLIYEETRGVLKIFLENVIRDAVTYTEHARRKTVTAMDVVYALKRQGRTLYGFGG, from the coding sequence ATGTCAGGAAGAGGAAAAGGAGGAAAGGGATTAGGAAAGGGAGGAGCAAAGAGACACAGGAAGGTGTTGAGAGATAATATTCAGGGAATCACTAAACCAGCAATAAGAAGATTAGCAAGAAGAGGTGGTGTTAAACGTATCAGTGGATTGATTTATGAAGAAACAAGAGGTGTTCTTAAGATCTTCTTAGAGAATGTTATTCGTGATGCTGTTACTTATACTGAACATGCTAGAAGAAAGACTGTTACTGCTATGGATGTTGTTTATGCTCTCAAGAGACAAGGAAGAACCCTCTATGGATTTGggggttag
- the LOC113315500 gene encoding uncharacterized protein LOC113315500, whose product MENLPTDILENILFQLPVPVMLQDRRVCTAWEALLRNYKFDKPGYLFSLGFDDDDEHGQLFYGEPYDDHVNKNYYDTFARMEPHRFTMKNLDKDFPVGSCNGLLSSSSSKCFGYCHSTKEYKVVTIYKQQDDDGHVQVYTVGSGKWKYITSIPACESSIQGSSGVYANGALHRLHYSPKLEVLAISLKDNKSYSIPFPKDANHCRGYISFKLLGERNIELSNKPKPAD is encoded by the exons ATGGAGAATCTTCCCACTGATATCTTAGAAAACATACTTTTCCAATTACCTGTTCCTGTAATGTTACAGGACAGACGGGTATGCACAGCTTGGGAAGCTCTCCTCCGCAATTATAAATTTGACAAGCCGGGTTATCTTTTTTCTCTTgggtttgatgatgatgatgagcatGGACAACTTTTCTACGGAGAACCATATGATGATCATGTCAACAAGAATTACTACGACACTTTTGCAAGGATGGAACCTCACAGATTCACTATGAAAAACCTAGACAAGGATTTCCCGGTTGGGTCttgcaatggtttg TTATCATCATCAAGTAGCAAGTGTTTTGGTTATTGCCATTCAACTAAAGAGTACAAGGTGGTTACGATATATAAGCAGCAGGATGATGATGGACATGTCCAAGTATATACTGTTGGATCAGGAAAGTGGAAGTACATAACATCTATCCCTGCTTGTGAGTCGTCAATTCAAGGTTCATCAGGCGTCTATGCCAATGGAGCTCTTCACCGGTTGCATTATTCACCAAAACTTGAGGTCTTGGCCATCAGTTTGAAAGATAATAAGTCTTATTCCATCCCATTCCCAAAAGATGCGAACCATTGTCGCGGTTATATAAGTTTCAAGTTGCTTGGAGAGCGGAATATAGAGCTgtcaaacaagccaaaacccgcggattAA